Proteins encoded by one window of Clostridium bornimense:
- a CDS encoding DNA polymerase, whose translation MRTLSIDIETYSSVDLAKSGVYRYAEAPDFEVLLFGYSVDAGPVQVVDFACGEEIPKEIQQAILDNNVTKWAFNAQFERICLSKYFGIHLAPDSWRCTMVWSAYLGLPLSLEGAAIVTGADKKKLTEGKELIRYFSVPCKPTVTNGGRTRNLPEHAPEKWNSFKAYNLRDVEVELSIQEKLQKFPMPEEEWNNYILDQQINDRGIQLDLELVKKAIQCDEKVREELTSRLKELTDLDNPNSVVQMKSWLSENGLETDSLDKASVKALLKEAPDNLSEVLELRQLLAKSSVKKYTAMENAVCTDGRARGLLQFYGANRTGRFAGRLIQVQNLPQNHLSDLEQARRLVRGGHFDALEILYDSIPGVLSELIRTAFVPKKGYKFIVADFSAIEARVIAWIAGETWRNEVFATHGKIYEASASQMFKVPLEEVTKGSPLRQKGKIAELALGYGGSVGALKAMGALDMGLTEEELKPLVYAWRNANPNIVRLWWDVDRAVKEAVTERCRTETHRTRFEYRSGMLLIWLPSGRQLTYVKPRIGINSFGSEAVTYEGVGATKKWERIESYGPKFVENIVQAISRDILCCAMRKLDEKGFDIVMHVHDEVVLEVPLEVTVTDICTLMNQTPTWAQGLLLRADGYECNFYKKD comes from the coding sequence ATGAGAACCCTCAGTATAGATATAGAAACATATAGCAGCGTAGACCTCGCCAAAAGCGGGGTCTATCGTTACGCTGAAGCACCGGATTTTGAGGTTTTACTTTTCGGTTACAGTGTGGATGCTGGGCCGGTTCAAGTAGTAGATTTCGCTTGTGGCGAAGAAATACCTAAAGAAATACAGCAAGCGATTCTAGATAATAATGTTACCAAATGGGCGTTTAATGCGCAGTTTGAGCGGATTTGCTTATCGAAGTACTTTGGTATACACCTTGCACCTGATTCTTGGCGGTGCACAATGGTTTGGTCTGCGTACCTTGGGCTTCCTTTATCTTTGGAAGGAGCAGCAATCGTAACAGGAGCAGACAAGAAAAAGCTAACAGAAGGTAAAGAGCTCATTCGATATTTTTCAGTTCCATGTAAACCAACAGTAACTAATGGTGGTCGTACACGAAATCTACCTGAACATGCTCCAGAGAAGTGGAATAGCTTCAAAGCATATAATCTACGAGACGTTGAAGTTGAACTTTCTATACAGGAAAAGCTTCAAAAATTTCCTATGCCTGAAGAGGAATGGAATAACTATATTCTAGATCAGCAAATCAATGATCGAGGTATTCAGTTGGATTTGGAATTGGTAAAAAAAGCGATTCAATGTGATGAAAAAGTAAGAGAAGAGCTAACAAGCAGACTAAAAGAACTAACTGATCTTGATAATCCTAATTCAGTTGTTCAAATGAAATCCTGGCTATCAGAAAATGGTCTGGAAACAGATAGTCTTGATAAGGCATCAGTTAAGGCGCTATTAAAGGAAGCTCCAGATAATCTGAGTGAAGTACTGGAACTAAGACAACTATTAGCTAAATCCAGTGTAAAGAAATACACCGCTATGGAAAATGCTGTATGCACTGACGGAAGAGCTCGGGGACTACTACAATTCTACGGTGCTAATCGAACCGGTAGATTTGCAGGAAGGCTTATACAAGTTCAAAATCTCCCTCAGAACCATTTGTCGGATCTGGAACAGGCACGTCGCTTGGTTAGAGGTGGCCATTTTGATGCCTTGGAAATATTGTATGACTCTATTCCGGGAGTTTTGTCTGAATTAATTCGAACCGCTTTTGTGCCAAAGAAAGGATATAAGTTTATCGTTGCTGACTTTAGTGCAATAGAGGCTAGAGTTATTGCTTGGATTGCAGGCGAGACATGGAGAAATGAAGTGTTTGCTACTCATGGCAAGATTTATGAAGCATCTGCTTCCCAGATGTTTAAAGTCCCCTTAGAAGAAGTCACAAAAGGTAGTCCTCTCAGACAAAAAGGAAAAATTGCGGAGCTGGCCTTAGGTTATGGTGGTTCTGTAGGTGCATTAAAAGCAATGGGTGCACTTGACATGGGTCTTACCGAAGAAGAGTTAAAACCTTTGGTCTATGCATGGCGAAATGCAAATCCTAATATTGTACGACTTTGGTGGGATGTTGATCGTGCTGTCAAAGAAGCTGTAACAGAAAGGTGCAGAACCGAAACTCATCGCACCCGTTTTGAGTATCGTAGCGGGATGCTATTAATATGGCTTCCTTCTGGCAGACAACTTACTTATGTTAAACCAAGAATAGGTATTAACAGCTTTGGCAGTGAAGCAGTGACTTATGAAGGAGTTGGTGCCACAAAGAAATGGGAGCGCATTGAAAGTTATGGTCCTAAGTTTGTCGAGAATATTGTGCAAGCTATTTCAAGAGATATTCTTTGCTGTGCCATGAGAAAGCTTGATGAAAAAGGTTTTGATATTGTAATGCATGTCCATGATGAGGTAGTTTTAGAAGTCCCTTTAGAAGTAACCGTTACTGATATATGTACTCTAATGAATCAGACGCCAACTTGGGCTCAAGGACTTTTACTTCGCGCAGATGGATACGAATGCAATTTTTATAAAAAAGATTAA
- a CDS encoding phage antirepressor, translated as MNKITIFNYEGNTVRTVMKDENPWWVLKDVCSVLDIGNSRDVMARLDSDEKGVDIIDTPGGKQEVSIINESGLYSVILVSRKPEAKKFKRWVTHEVLPSIRRHGLYATDELLANPDFLIQALQELKAERAKNTELTTTISIQEQQIAEMKPKASYYDVVLNCKDAVSITTIAKDYGKSGRWFNEYLHNLGVQFRQGKIWLLYQKYAQHGYTTTKTHTYLGNDGTMHSKVHTYWTQKGRLFIYELLKDHGILPLIEQESEFEEM; from the coding sequence ATGAACAAAATAACTATATTCAACTATGAAGGCAACACAGTAAGAACAGTAATGAAGGATGAAAATCCTTGGTGGGTTCTAAAAGATGTATGTTCGGTACTAGACATTGGAAACAGTCGTGATGTTATGGCTCGTTTGGACAGTGATGAAAAGGGAGTCGATATTATCGACACCCCTGGAGGAAAACAGGAAGTATCTATTATCAATGAAAGTGGTCTTTATAGCGTGATATTGGTTTCTCGAAAGCCAGAAGCTAAAAAGTTTAAGCGCTGGGTAACCCATGAGGTGCTTCCTTCAATCAGAAGGCATGGCCTTTATGCTACAGATGAGTTACTTGCGAATCCAGACTTTTTGATTCAGGCACTACAGGAGCTTAAAGCGGAAAGAGCTAAAAATACTGAGTTAACTACTACCATTAGCATTCAAGAACAGCAAATTGCAGAAATGAAACCTAAAGCAAGTTATTACGATGTGGTACTTAACTGTAAGGATGCGGTGTCTATCACAACAATAGCCAAGGACTATGGAAAGTCAGGGCGCTGGTTTAATGAGTATCTGCATAATTTAGGTGTTCAATTCCGTCAAGGGAAGATTTGGCTTCTATATCAAAAGTACGCTCAACATGGATATACGACGACAAAAACCCATACTTACCTTGGAAATGATGGGACGATGCATTCAAAGGTTCATACTTACTGGACTCAGAAAGGACGCTTGTTCATTTATGAGCTTCTTAAGGATCATGGCATTTTACCATTGATTGAACAAGAGTCCGAATTCGAGGAGATGTAA
- a CDS encoding DUF4406 domain-containing protein: MDRYNAEGYPDPTAAEALENIMREEKAKNYKPCVFICSPFAGDIEKNLNKAREYLKFAVKQGTIPFAPHLLYPQVLDDGDPEQRKLGLYFGMVWLRKCDELWVFGRYISKGMQAEINKASKHRIPIRYFSENCEEVQKL, encoded by the coding sequence ATGGATAGATATAACGCTGAAGGCTATCCAGATCCAACTGCAGCAGAAGCCTTGGAAAATATCATGCGTGAAGAAAAAGCAAAAAACTATAAACCTTGCGTTTTTATTTGTTCTCCTTTTGCTGGAGACATAGAAAAAAATCTGAATAAAGCTAGAGAATACCTGAAGTTTGCAGTGAAGCAAGGAACCATTCCTTTTGCTCCTCATCTGCTATACCCTCAAGTGCTAGATGATGGCGATCCTGAACAAAGAAAACTAGGACTATACTTTGGCATGGTATGGCTTAGAAAGTGTGATGAGCTGTGGGTATTTGGTCGCTATATCTCAAAAGGGATGCAAGCAGAGATAAATAAAGCATCGAAGCATCGTATACCTATCCGGTATTTTTCTGAAAACTGCGAGGAGGTGCAGAAGCTATGA
- a CDS encoding virulence-associated E family protein — MKIAVGNSRMDKKWKNKDITWEDFISRVKSTIRTTETVSEFRKMSRAQQDSIKDVGGFVGGALREGKRRNGYVLSRSLLTLDMDYAKPEVWEQIEALHDFKCCIYSTHKHTPDAPRLRLIIPLKREVTEDEYPALGRMVAKEIGIDLFDDTTYEPSRLMYWPSTPSDGEFVFKEKDGELLDPDIYLSKYVDWRDTSMWPVSSRQSEVVQRKITKQADPLIKEGVIGAFCRAYNIEEAIEEFLPDVYEPSTMNGRFDYIPADSSAGLVIYDGKFAYSHHATDPACGMLLNAFDLVRVHKFRELDEKVTENTPPSKLPSFRAMTDLVLEDERVKEQFAEERKAQAEKEFIDEDWEKQLEIDKTGTVKNTLRNLILILENDPNLKSIVFNQLSDSLEIKGDVPWPHPSKFWRDADDAQLISYIDTHYGTFSARNYDVAVAKVADDRSYHPIREFIEALPEWDKVARVDTLLIDYLGASDNPYVRAVTRKTLCAAISRVLTPGIKFDSMLVLNGPQGVGKSTLIAKLGGDWFSDSLSLSDTKDKTAAEKLQGYWILEIGELAGLKKAEVETLRSFLSRQNDIYRASFGKRATPHLRQCVFFGTTNAEKGYLRDTTGNRRFWPVKTPGNGTKKSWQLEQDEILQIWAEVLTYVKAGEKLYLDASLEKLAKEEQREAMESDEREGLVREYLDMLLPEDWDTMDLYERRAYINGTEFGESKRVGVWKRKSVSNMEIWCECFGKDRANLRRVDGNEISAIMASIGGWTGLVKKERIPLYGPQWVYVPKE; from the coding sequence ATGAAGATAGCGGTTGGTAACAGCCGAATGGATAAAAAGTGGAAGAACAAAGATATCACATGGGAGGACTTTATCTCACGAGTTAAATCTACCATACGAACAACAGAAACTGTATCTGAGTTCCGAAAAATGAGTCGCGCTCAACAGGACTCAATAAAAGATGTAGGAGGATTTGTGGGAGGAGCCCTTCGTGAAGGAAAACGCAGAAATGGTTATGTCCTCTCCCGTTCCCTTCTGACTTTAGATATGGATTATGCCAAACCAGAGGTTTGGGAGCAAATTGAAGCGTTACATGATTTCAAATGCTGCATCTATTCTACCCATAAACATACACCAGATGCACCAAGATTAAGACTTATTATTCCACTTAAAAGAGAAGTAACAGAGGATGAATACCCAGCCCTTGGTCGGATGGTTGCAAAGGAGATTGGGATTGATTTATTCGATGACACCACTTATGAACCTTCAAGACTAATGTATTGGCCTTCTACACCGTCAGATGGAGAGTTTGTATTTAAAGAGAAAGACGGTGAACTATTGGACCCAGATATCTATCTATCAAAATATGTAGACTGGCGGGACACTTCAATGTGGCCAGTCTCAAGTCGACAATCTGAGGTTGTACAAAGGAAAATAACTAAACAAGCAGATCCATTAATTAAAGAAGGGGTTATAGGAGCATTTTGCAGAGCCTACAACATTGAAGAAGCCATCGAAGAATTTCTACCTGATGTATATGAACCTAGTACCATGAATGGACGATTTGATTATATTCCAGCAGATTCTTCAGCAGGCTTGGTAATCTATGATGGTAAATTTGCTTATAGCCATCATGCTACCGATCCAGCATGTGGAATGTTGCTAAACGCATTTGATTTGGTCCGAGTGCATAAGTTTCGGGAACTAGATGAAAAGGTGACAGAAAATACACCGCCAAGTAAACTACCTTCATTTAGAGCCATGACAGATTTGGTATTAGAGGATGAACGGGTAAAAGAGCAGTTTGCTGAAGAACGAAAGGCTCAGGCTGAAAAAGAGTTTATTGATGAAGATTGGGAAAAGCAGCTGGAGATTGATAAGACAGGAACGGTTAAAAATACTCTTAGAAATTTGATTTTGATACTTGAAAATGATCCCAACCTAAAAAGCATAGTGTTTAATCAGCTATCTGATAGTCTCGAAATTAAAGGTGATGTTCCTTGGCCGCATCCATCGAAGTTCTGGAGAGATGCAGATGATGCACAGCTGATCAGCTACATTGACACCCACTACGGAACCTTTTCTGCAAGAAACTATGATGTAGCGGTAGCGAAGGTCGCTGACGATAGATCTTATCATCCGATTCGGGAATTTATTGAGGCTCTTCCTGAGTGGGATAAGGTAGCTAGAGTAGATACCTTGCTAATCGATTATCTAGGTGCATCAGATAATCCATATGTTCGAGCTGTGACAAGAAAAACTTTATGTGCAGCGATTTCTCGTGTACTGACTCCAGGCATCAAGTTTGATTCCATGTTGGTTTTAAATGGCCCGCAGGGAGTTGGAAAAAGTACTCTTATAGCCAAGTTAGGTGGAGACTGGTTTTCTGATAGTTTGAGCTTGTCAGATACCAAGGATAAGACCGCCGCAGAAAAGTTACAAGGTTACTGGATTTTAGAAATTGGAGAGCTGGCTGGACTAAAAAAAGCAGAAGTAGAAACACTTAGAAGCTTCTTATCTCGCCAGAATGATATTTATCGAGCTAGCTTTGGCAAGAGAGCTACTCCTCACTTAAGACAATGTGTCTTTTTTGGCACCACTAATGCTGAAAAAGGCTATTTACGGGATACCACAGGAAACCGTCGTTTTTGGCCGGTAAAGACCCCGGGAAATGGTACAAAAAAGTCATGGCAGTTAGAGCAAGATGAAATTTTGCAGATATGGGCTGAAGTTCTTACTTATGTGAAAGCCGGAGAAAAATTGTACCTTGATGCCAGTCTTGAGAAGCTTGCAAAAGAAGAACAGCGGGAAGCTATGGAATCCGATGAGCGTGAAGGTCTGGTACGAGAGTACCTTGACATGCTATTACCTGAGGATTGGGACACCATGGATTTATATGAACGTAGGGCATATATCAATGGAACTGAGTTTGGTGAAAGCAAGAGAGTTGGTGTTTGGAAACGAAAATCGGTTTCTAATATGGAAATTTGGTGTGAGTGCTTTGGGAAGGATCGAGCCAACCTGCGAAGGGTGGATGGTAATGAAATATCGGCGATTATGGCAAGTATTGGAGGATGGACAGGTCTCGTGAAAAAAGAACGAATCCCGCTTTATGGACCACAATGGGTTTATGTTCCCAAAGAATAA
- a CDS encoding VRR-NUC domain-containing protein — translation MIEKWIEQQLVKAVKDIGGIALKIVSPGFDGMPDRLILLPNRKIAFVEVKAPGKTLRPLQEKRKRQLEALGFLVFCLDNLEQIGGILREIQAS, via the coding sequence ATGATAGAAAAATGGATTGAACAGCAACTGGTAAAAGCAGTGAAAGATATAGGCGGCATTGCACTAAAGATTGTATCACCAGGTTTTGATGGAATGCCAGACAGATTGATTCTGTTACCTAATAGAAAGATAGCTTTTGTAGAGGTAAAAGCACCAGGTAAAACTTTACGGCCTCTACAGGAAAAGCGAAAAAGACAGTTAGAAGCACTTGGGTTTTTGGTATTCTGCTTGGATAACTTAGAACAGATTGGAGGGATACTTCGTGAAATACAAGCCTCATGA
- a CDS encoding DEAD/DEAH box helicase, with protein MKYKPHEYQVYATEYILNHPIAAVLLDMGLGKSVITLTAIFDLTLDSFLVRKVLVIAPLRVAKDTWPAEIEKWDHLKGLKYTVAVGSEVQRKTALMKRAQVYIINRENVEWLIARSGIPFDFDMVVIDELSSFKSHQAKRFKSLMKVRPKVNRIVGLTGTPSSNGLMDLWAQYRLLDMGQRLGRFIGRYREDYFVPDKRNQQVIFSYKPKPGAEEAIYRLISDITISMKGADYLKLPELVINEVDVKLSEKEMKNLDIMKGDLITTVKGEEITAANAAALSGKLLQMANGAVYDDQGTVLHIHDRKLDALEDLIEAANGKPVLIAYWFKHDLSRIQKRFEVEELSTSDSIKRWNDGEISIAAIHPASAGHGLNLQAGGSTLVWFGLTWSLELYQQTNARLWRQGQKETVVIHHLISKGTIDERVMKALNDKNNTQSALIDAVKATLKEV; from the coding sequence GTGAAATACAAGCCTCATGAATATCAGGTTTATGCCACTGAGTATATCCTCAATCATCCTATAGCAGCAGTGCTCTTAGATATGGGATTAGGTAAGAGTGTCATAACATTAACCGCTATATTTGATTTAACATTAGATAGTTTTCTTGTTCGTAAGGTTCTGGTTATTGCACCACTTCGAGTTGCCAAAGATACATGGCCTGCAGAGATTGAAAAGTGGGATCACTTAAAGGGTCTTAAATACACCGTAGCAGTGGGGTCGGAGGTTCAGAGAAAAACAGCCCTTATGAAAAGAGCTCAAGTTTACATTATCAATCGAGAAAATGTGGAATGGTTAATTGCAAGAAGTGGAATTCCATTTGATTTTGATATGGTGGTAATTGATGAGCTGTCCTCTTTTAAATCGCATCAAGCCAAGAGATTTAAAAGTTTAATGAAAGTTAGGCCAAAGGTTAATAGGATAGTGGGACTTACTGGAACCCCATCCTCCAATGGATTGATGGATTTGTGGGCACAGTATCGCTTATTAGATATGGGACAGCGATTAGGTAGGTTTATTGGCAGATATCGAGAGGATTATTTTGTACCAGATAAGCGTAATCAACAAGTGATCTTTTCCTACAAGCCAAAACCGGGAGCGGAAGAAGCAATTTATAGGCTAATATCTGATATCACTATTAGCATGAAAGGGGCAGATTACCTGAAGCTGCCTGAGCTGGTTATAAACGAAGTAGATGTAAAGCTTTCTGAAAAAGAAATGAAAAACCTTGACATTATGAAGGGTGATTTAATTACAACGGTTAAAGGTGAGGAAATTACTGCAGCCAATGCAGCAGCTCTTTCGGGAAAACTACTGCAAATGGCCAACGGAGCAGTCTATGATGATCAAGGTACAGTACTTCATATACATGACCGTAAGCTGGATGCACTGGAAGACTTAATCGAAGCTGCTAATGGCAAGCCAGTTCTAATTGCTTATTGGTTTAAGCATGATTTGTCACGAATACAAAAGCGCTTTGAGGTTGAGGAGTTATCCACTAGCGATTCTATTAAGAGGTGGAATGATGGAGAAATCTCTATTGCAGCTATCCATCCAGCATCAGCAGGACATGGACTGAACTTGCAAGCTGGAGGTTCAACTCTTGTATGGTTTGGTCTAACTTGGAGCCTAGAGCTTTATCAGCAAACCAACGCCCGTCTTTGGCGGCAAGGACAAAAAGAAACGGTAGTGATTCATCACTTGATTTCCAAAGGCACCATTGATGAACGTGTAATGAAAGCCCTAAATGATAAAAACAATACTCAATCCGCACTGATAGATGCGGTTAAAGCCACACTAAAGGAGGTCTGA
- a CDS encoding phage-associated protein: MNIVWQYLDKRAAAINALKDYSSMKYIIEHTDEDIATLNEEMSSPASPVLNGMPSTHDPKAGEKRLIACINEIDVLKERYRQALEYMDWFQPAWDALTEDEQYVLKEFYLDDEQKQIDAVYNICDHFNIERSSAYNKKNRALQHLALLLYGK, encoded by the coding sequence ATGAACATTGTCTGGCAATATTTAGATAAAAGAGCAGCGGCAATTAACGCCCTAAAAGATTACAGCAGTATGAAGTACATCATAGAACATACCGATGAGGACATTGCAACCCTCAACGAAGAAATGAGTTCCCCAGCTTCTCCAGTTTTAAATGGCATGCCATCGACCCATGATCCAAAAGCTGGAGAGAAAAGGCTCATTGCCTGCATCAATGAAATTGATGTATTGAAAGAACGTTATCGTCAAGCACTGGAATACATGGACTGGTTTCAACCGGCATGGGATGCTTTAACAGAAGATGAGCAGTATGTGTTAAAGGAGTTTTATTTGGATGATGAACAAAAGCAGATTGATGCAGTGTATAACATTTGTGATCACTTTAATATTGAACGTTCTTCTGCATACAACAAAAAGAATCGAGCGCTTCAGCATCTTGCGCTACTACTCTATGGAAAGTAA
- a CDS encoding HNH endonuclease: protein MPKKPKRPCSSPGCPELTDGRFCPEHAKKEASRYEKYQRDPETRKRYGRAWKRIRDRYITAHPLCEECKRQGKLTPATEVHHILPLARGGTHDESNLMALCTPCHSAITARDGDRWGTR, encoded by the coding sequence ATGCCAAAGAAACCAAAACGACCATGTTCTTCTCCTGGTTGTCCGGAACTGACAGATGGACGTTTTTGTCCGGAGCATGCCAAAAAGGAAGCTTCTCGTTATGAAAAATATCAGAGAGATCCTGAAACGAGGAAGCGTTACGGTCGTGCATGGAAAAGAATACGTGACCGTTACATTACAGCCCATCCACTATGTGAAGAGTGTAAAAGACAAGGAAAGCTGACACCAGCAACTGAAGTGCACCATATCCTTCCCTTGGCACGAGGTGGGACACACGATGAAAGCAACCTAATGGCTCTTTGTACTCCTTGTCACTCAGCTATCACAGCAAGAGATGGAGACCGTTGGGGAACCCGGTAG
- a CDS encoding P27 family phage terminase small subunit — translation MAKDGTNRGGARIGSGQKKKALIDKIAQGNPGKRKLEIIDFQNTADLKGQEMPKPRAMLSAVQKDGKTLVASEIYEITWKWLEERGCAHLVLPQLLERYAMSAARWIQCEEAVTEFGFLAKHPTTGNAIQSPYVAMSQNFMSQTNRLWMEIYQIVKENCATEYSGLNPQDDVMERLLSARRGK, via the coding sequence ATGGCCAAAGATGGTACAAATCGAGGTGGTGCTCGTATTGGATCTGGTCAGAAAAAGAAAGCACTTATAGATAAAATTGCACAGGGTAATCCAGGTAAGAGAAAGCTAGAAATTATCGACTTCCAAAATACCGCTGATTTAAAGGGGCAGGAAATGCCAAAGCCAAGGGCCATGCTCTCAGCGGTGCAAAAGGACGGGAAAACCCTAGTAGCCAGCGAGATTTATGAAATTACTTGGAAATGGCTTGAGGAGCGAGGCTGTGCCCATTTGGTGCTCCCACAGCTTCTAGAACGATATGCCATGAGTGCGGCCAGATGGATACAGTGTGAGGAGGCGGTAACTGAGTTTGGTTTTCTTGCCAAGCATCCAACTACCGGCAATGCTATTCAAAGTCCTTATGTAGCTATGAGTCAGAACTTTATGAGTCAGACAAACAGACTATGGATGGAGATTTATCAAATCGTTAAAGAGAATTGTGCTACAGAGTATTCTGGTTTAAACCCACAGGACGATGTGATGGAGCGACTGCTATCTGCCCGCAGAGGAAAATAA
- the metK gene encoding methionine adenosyltransferase, translating into MSKRYLTAESVCAGHPDKLCDIIADSILEACLRKDKASRVACEVMATKGKIIVAGEISCSEKIDIRYIVRNVLKEIGYNPLKFLIYVFVHKQSVDIATGVDTALEVRNGINEQYGSIGAGDQGTVYGYATKETGEMLPLPLVLSHRIVKRLDDCRKGKLIKGIHPDGKAQVTVEYEGDTPVRIKTIVISVQHDKNKTQEELKTDILNNVLWQCFEDFSFDDETEILINPSGRFVEGGPAADTGLTGRKIMVDTYGGLASHGGGALSGKDPTKVDRSGAYMARYIAKHIVWCGYAKRCEVSISYAIGKANPVAFYVNTLGTGIVSDEILTLAAQEVFNLRPAAIIENLRLRNVIYSDTAAYGHFNSCLFPWEDVNKYSEFRKAVEKYVDREDKN; encoded by the coding sequence ATGAGTAAAAGATATTTAACAGCTGAAAGTGTATGTGCTGGACATCCTGATAAACTATGCGACATCATAGCAGATAGCATTTTAGAAGCATGTTTACGTAAAGACAAAGCATCACGTGTCGCTTGTGAGGTAATGGCAACCAAAGGGAAAATTATCGTGGCGGGCGAAATCTCCTGCAGCGAGAAAATAGACATCCGATACATTGTTAGGAATGTCCTTAAAGAGATTGGATACAACCCTCTTAAATTCTTGATTTATGTATTTGTACACAAACAAAGTGTAGATATTGCAACTGGCGTGGATACTGCACTGGAAGTAAGAAATGGGATAAACGAACAGTATGGTTCGATAGGTGCTGGAGACCAAGGAACTGTGTATGGCTATGCTACAAAGGAAACAGGAGAAATGCTTCCCCTACCCCTTGTACTATCTCACAGGATTGTAAAGAGACTGGATGATTGCCGAAAAGGGAAACTGATAAAAGGTATCCACCCAGATGGTAAAGCGCAGGTGACGGTGGAATATGAAGGAGACACTCCAGTGCGAATAAAGACTATTGTGATATCGGTACAGCATGATAAGAATAAAACACAGGAAGAACTAAAGACAGATATCCTTAACAATGTCCTATGGCAGTGCTTTGAGGACTTCTCATTTGATGATGAAACAGAAATTCTCATTAACCCCTCTGGTAGATTTGTCGAAGGTGGTCCCGCTGCCGATACAGGCTTAACTGGTAGAAAAATTATGGTTGATACCTATGGAGGACTTGCATCCCATGGAGGTGGCGCACTTAGTGGTAAAGACCCCACCAAAGTTGACCGAAGCGGTGCCTATATGGCTCGGTACATTGCAAAGCATATCGTCTGGTGTGGATATGCAAAGAGATGTGAAGTTAGTATATCCTATGCCATTGGTAAGGCAAATCCTGTAGCCTTTTATGTAAATACCCTTGGCACAGGTATTGTTTCTGACGAAATATTAACTCTTGCTGCACAGGAAGTTTTCAATTTAAGACCTGCAGCCATTATTGAAAATCTACGTCTTAGAAATGTGATTTACTCTGACACCGCGGCTTATGGTCACTTTAATAGTTGTCTATTCCCGTGGGAGGATGTAAATAAGTACAGTGAATTTAGAAAGGCGGTGGAAAAGTATGTTGATAGAGAAGATAAAAACTAA